A genomic window from Camelina sativa cultivar DH55 chromosome 2, Cs, whole genome shotgun sequence includes:
- the LOC104720374 gene encoding mitogen-activated protein kinase kinase kinase 9, with protein sequence MKESSDKSPVRRHDTAKHNNSEAVSSSSSFTDTDSTCSLVTPSMEFPDRISFREVDLGDAGPSGVVVGSSSTNRDVAELTRSETGEFTELMMPSESSEIESLSTRVRKLVPNEVIPLSPSSLMDRIVALMKKSSGRRGDKTSPGPPRLKRSDAAKNIKYDAAEDPSLLTTRSLDFLNRTSFRVGGVDEGEIDRIYQSIGVFGHDDLAISSDAFDAWEARKKRSSSDVTNGFKSLDLLDDSHKVQDSSGAGPSGLVIASNSICAESKEIGNFTTELMPSESNKIENPADTEVVDSDEQKQTILVKSRGYIVPSDAVAVGGGVKGVRPPVINLPPAYKEVGDGGTVENRRGGIKGVRPSVLKPPPVMKLPPLDLPESSWDFLTHFAPESETVRRPSSSSSSGNGCDEEEARGDMFTELEDTTDEACSFTTNECDSSSTVSNTSPIFVSGGPINTSWQKGQLMRQGSFGSVYEAISEDGDFFAVKEVSLLNQGSQAQECIQQVEAEIALLSQLQHQNIVRYRGSTKEGSNLYIFLELVSQGSLLKLYERYQLRDSVDSLYTRQILDGLKYLHDKGFVHRDIKCANILVDANGAVKLADFGLAKVSKLNDSKSCKGTPFWMAPEVINPKGNDGYRSPADIWSLGCTVLEMCTGQIPYSDLKPVQAHIRIVMGTVPDIPDTLSLDARDFIVTCLKVNPEERPTAAELLNHPFVRRPLLSSG encoded by the exons ATGAAGGAGTCGTCGGATAAGTCACCGGTGCGGCGACATGACACGGCGAAGCATAACAACTCTGAGGCAGTGTCTTCTTCTAGTTCCTTCACTGATACCGACTCGACTTGTTCCTTGGTGACGCCCTCAATGGAGTTCCCGGACCGCATCAGTTTCCGGGAAGTGGATTTGGGTGACGCAGGTCCTAGTGGTGTCGTTGTAGGTTCTAGTTCAACGAATCGGGACGTTGCTGAGTTGACTCGTTCCGAGACAGGGGAATTTACTGAGTTAATGATGCCTTCCGAGTCGAGCGAGATTGAGAGTTTAAGTACTCGGGTACGAAAGCTTGTTCCCAATGAAGTGATTCCCCTGTCACCATCTTCGCTGATGGATAGAATTGTAGCTCTTATGAAGAAATCGTCGGGACGAAGAGGAGATAAGACTAGTCCGGGTCCGCCGCGGTTAAAGCGGAGTGATGCGGCGAAGAATATCAAATATGATGCAGCTGAAGATCCTTCTTTGTTGACGACTCGTTCTTTGGATTTCCTGAATCGTACTAGTTTCCGAGTCGGAGGAGTTGATGAAGGAGAAATTGATCGGATTTATCAGTCTATTGGTGTTTTTGGTCATGATGATTTGGCTATTTCTTCTGATGCTTTTGATGCTTGGGAAGCTCGTAAGAAGCGTTCCTCTTCCGATGTTACTAATGGTTTTAAGTCTCTTGACCTTCTTGATGATAGTCACAAGGTTCAGGACTCGAGTGGAGCAGGTCCTAGTGGTCTTGTTATTGCTTCTAATTCAATTTGTGCCGAGTCCAAGGAGATTGGGAATTTTACTACTGAGTTGATGCCTTCTGAGTCGAACAAGATTGAGAATCCGGCGGATACGGAAGTTGTTGATAGTGATGAACAAAAACAGACCATTTTGGTGAAGTCAAGAGGGTATATTGTTCCTAGTGATGCGGTGGCTGTTGGTGGTGGAGTTAAGGGGGTAAGACCACCGGTTATTAACCTTCCTCCGGCGTATAAGGAAGTTGGTGATGGCGGTACGGTAGAGAATAGGCGTGGTGGTATTAAGGGGGTAAGACCATCAGTACTTAAGCCTCCTCCGGTGATGAAGCTACCTCCACTTGATCTTCCGGAATCATCTTGGGATTTCCTTACTCATTTTGCTCCTGAAAGTGAAACAGTTAGGCGGCCgagttcctcttcttcttccggaAATGGCTGTGATGAAGAGGAAGCCCGGGGAGATATGTTTACCGAGTTGGAGGATACGACTGATGAGGCATGCTCATTCACTACAAACGAGTGTGACTCCTCAAGTACAGTATCCAATACCTCGCCTATTTTTGTCTCCGGAGGACCTATCAATACTTCTTGGCAGAAGGGTCAACTTATGCGACAAGGATCATTTGGCTCTGTGTATGAAGCCATTTCAGA AGATGGGGACTTCTTTGCTGTCAAGGAAGTTTCACTACTTAATCAGGGAAGTCAGGCACAAGAATGCATACAACAAGTTGAAGCG GAGATTGCACTACTTAGTCAGCTTCAGCATCAGAATATTGTGCGATATCGTGGCTCAACCAAG GAAGGATCGAATTTGTACATCTTTCTTGAGCTTGTATCCCAAGGGTCCCTACTAAAACTCTACGAAAGATACCAGCTTCGGGACTCGGTAGACTCCTTGTACACGAGACAGATTCTTGACGGTTTGAAATATCTCCACGATAAAGGTTTTGTTCACAG GGACATCAAATGTGCAAATATATTGGTGGACGCTAATGGCGCCGTCAAACTTGCAGATTTTGGATTGGCAAAG GTGTCAAAGTTGAACGATAGTAAGTCCTGCAAGGGAACTCCATTTTGGATGGCTCCGGAG GTTATTAACCCTAAGGGTAATGATGGGTATCGAAGTCCAGCTGATATATGGAGCCTTGGATGCACTGTGCTCGAAATGTGTACTGGCCAGATCCCTTACTCTGATCTAAAACCT GTTCAAGCCCATATTAGGATCGTAATGGGTACGGTTCCAGACATACCGGATACTCTATCGCTAGATGCCCGGGATTTCATAGTTACATGTCTGAAAGTGAACCCGGAAGAGCGGCCAACTGCAGCTGAGCTGCTGAACCATCCATTTGTGAGAAGGCCCTTATTATCCTCGGGCTGA